DNA sequence from the Streptomyces sp. CA-210063 genome:
GAGGCCCGGCTGTCGTTGCGGGCCCTGGAGCCCGATCCTTTCCAGGAGTTCGCCGACCGGGTCGAGGCGGGGCGGAGTCTGCGGGGGAGGGTCACCAAGGTGATTCCGTTCGGCGTCTTCGTCGAGGTGGCCGACGGGATCGAGGGGCTCGTCCACTTGAGCGAGCTCACGGAGGAGCCCGTCGAGACGCCGGACGGGGTCGTCGAGGTGGGAGACGAGATCGTGGTTGTGGTCACGGAGGTCGACCGGGAGCGGCGGAGGCTGACGCTCTCCCGCGTACGGGCCTTGCCGGCGCCGCGCGCTGCGGATTAGCCGTGGTTGGTCTCCGGTCAGCTCCGGAGGCTTCGGGGTGGCTGACTGCCTCCGCTCCTCCGTGCCATCCTGCGCCGATGCCGAGAATCGGATCGATCGTTCTGAACGTCTCTGACCTCGACCGCGCCTCCGCCTTCTGGAGCACCGCCCTCGGCCACACCCCTCGCCCCGGCCGGCCCGAAGTGCTGCCCCCGTCCGACGGCACCGGGCCGTTGCTCTGGCTGGACGAGGACGACCGCACGCATCTCGACCTCTGGACCGACAGCGCGGAGGAGCAACAGAGCGAGGTGGAGCGCCTGTTGGGGCTCGGAGCCGCTCGGGTGGAGTGGGAGTATCCCGAGGGTGCGGATTTCGTCGTACTTGCGGACCCGGAGGGCAATCTCTTCTGCGTGATCAACACCGCGGTCGAGTGAAGACCGCGTCTGGCCTCCGGGGTGCCTTCCTAGGCCTCCGGCTGCCGCACCGTCGGCTCGAAGCCCTCGACTCCTTCTACGAAGTGGTCGAACTCCCCTGCCTGTACGCCCAGTACGAACGCGTCCCACTTTCGGCGGTTCGTCGTGACGACGTTGTCCGGGTCGCTGGTCTCGCGGATGTAGACCGGGGCCTCGGGGTCGTCCTCGCCGTTCCCCTCGCCGAAGGCGAGTTCGATCCAGGGGCCGGGGCCGGTCGCGTCGTCGGGGGCGGCGCGGATCCAGTCGAGGTCCGGGGGGATGTCAGACACGGGGGGACTTCTCCTCTTTGAGGGTGTGGATGAGGGCGGTGAAGGAGGAGGGGGCGGTGGTGAGTATGGCTTGGGTGGGGTCGGCGGATTCGGTGATGTGGATGGTGGCTCTGCCTGCGGCTATGTGGACGCAGGAGGCGCCCTCGGAGCAGTACGACGACTTCTGCCAGCGTGTGTTCATGGGCGTTCCCTTCACAGCTCTCGCATCACGTTGTGGATGAGGTCTCGGGTTTTCTCGGGAGCGAGCGCTACGGCTTCGATCCGGTCGAACAGCATGCGGTACTTGTGCAACTGTGCCTCGGCGTCCAGGAACGCGAGGCCGTGGGACTGGTCGAGATAGACGGTGTCCAGTTGTGGCACGTGGGCGAAGGCATAGTGGATCGACTGCCCGGACCCCGGGTAGGCCCCGGCCTCGAAGGTGATCGCGCGCAGGGTGATGTGGGCCCGGTCGCTCATGTCGAGCAGATGCTGCAACTGGTGTCGGGACACCGTGGAACCGCCGACCCGCATGCGCAAGGCGGCCTCGTGGATGACTGCCTCGTACGGGGTCGGGTCGTCCTCGCGGAAGAGGATCGCCTGTCGTTTGATGCGGAACGACAGACGGTGCTCGATGTCGGGCGGCGAGAGTTCGGTGACCGCCTGACGGAAGATCTCAAGGGCGTACTCGCGGGTCTGTAGCAGGCCGGGGATGCGGGCCGTGGTGGCGTCGCGCAACGATCTGGCGTGGTGCTCGAGTTCGGCCAGGTCGAGGAGCGGAGTGGAGAGTAGCTCGTGGTACTCCTCCCACCAGCCTCGCTTACGGTCCGACGTCATCGTGGTGAGCGCCTCGACCAGGGCCTTGTCCGAGCAGTCGTAGTGGCAGGCGATCGTGCGCAGGCGCTCGGTGCCGACTCCCCCGCGTCCGGCCTCCATGTTGCTGACCTGGGTCTGCCTGATGCCCAGGAGTTGACCGGCCTCCGTGACGCTCAGGCCCGCGCGCTCTCGGAGTTTGCGCAGCTCTGTGCCGAAGCGGAGTTGCCTACCCGTCGGGTTGGTCCTCACGGGCCTGCCCGCCTCCTCGCTGTCGCTGGTCACCCACACGGGTGGTGGTGAATGGAATTACGAGTAAATGGTGAATGTATTTACCGTTCGCCGCCACCGTAGTGGTCAGGAGCAGTATCCGACCAACTCCCCTCTGTAATCGGAGACTTCCATGGCCACCGTATCCCCGTCCTGGAGCTACACCCTTCGTCTTCCCCGCGACCCCCGCTCTCCCGGTGCCGGACGCGCCACCCTCCGCGCCGTGCTCGCCACCCATGGGCTCTCCGAACTCAGCCCCAACGCCGAGCTGTTGGCCACCGAACCGCTCACCAACGCTCATCTGCATACCTCGCGGGAGTACGCGCTGCGGGTCTTCGAGAGCGGGGGGCGGTTGACGGTCGGGGTGTGGGATCGGGACTGGCGGGTGCCCGCCGGGTTCGAGGCGGACGTACCCGTCGAAGAGGATGCCGAGGGTGGGCGGGGGGCTGCGGCTGGTGCGGGCCTGTTCCGAGGGGTGGGGGATTTCCGCGATGGTGGAGTCGGGGGTCTGTCTGGGCGGGAAGCTGTTGTGGGTTGATTGCGGGGGCGTCGGGTGATCATTCCTAAGGGGGAAGTCCGCCTTTACACTTAGCCGCGGCGGACTGGCGGGCGGTGAGGGGCGGTTGACGGTGCGTAAGGCGTGGATCGTGGCGATCGCTGCCGGCAGCGCCGGGCTCAGCTTTGTGATGCTGCTGGTCGTGGGTGTCTACCTGGTCGCCGGAAACCTTGCCAACGGGATCGGCGGGAAGTCGGTCGGGCTGGCCAAGGGGGCCGTACCCGCCGCTTATCAGACGCTCGTGCAGAAGTGGGGCAATCTGTGCAGCGCGATCAATCCCGCGCTGCTCGCCGCGCAGCTGTATCAGGAGAG
Encoded proteins:
- a CDS encoding VOC family protein, coding for MPRIGSIVLNVSDLDRASAFWSTALGHTPRPGRPEVLPPSDGTGPLLWLDEDDRTHLDLWTDSAEEQQSEVERLLGLGAARVEWEYPEGADFVVLADPEGNLFCVINTAVE
- a CDS encoding DUF397 domain-containing protein; protein product: MSDIPPDLDWIRAAPDDATGPGPWIELAFGEGNGEDDPEAPVYIRETSDPDNVVTTNRRKWDAFVLGVQAGEFDHFVEGVEGFEPTVRQPEA
- a CDS encoding DUF397 domain-containing protein: MNTRWQKSSYCSEGASCVHIAAGRATIHITESADPTQAILTTAPSSFTALIHTLKEEKSPRV
- a CDS encoding helix-turn-helix domain-containing protein, with translation MRTNPTGRQLRFGTELRKLRERAGLSVTEAGQLLGIRQTQVSNMEAGRGGVGTERLRTIACHYDCSDKALVEALTTMTSDRKRGWWEEYHELLSTPLLDLAELEHHARSLRDATTARIPGLLQTREYALEIFRQAVTELSPPDIEHRLSFRIKRQAILFREDDPTPYEAVIHEAALRMRVGGSTVSRHQLQHLLDMSDRAHITLRAITFEAGAYPGSGQSIHYAFAHVPQLDTVYLDQSHGLAFLDAEAQLHKYRMLFDRIEAVALAPEKTRDLIHNVMREL
- a CDS encoding ATP-binding protein, with translation MATVSPSWSYTLRLPRDPRSPGAGRATLRAVLATHGLSELSPNAELLATEPLTNAHLHTSREYALRVFESGGRLTVGVWDRDWRVPAGFEADVPVEEDAEGGRGAAAGAGLFRGVGDFRDGGVGGLSGREAVVG